In the genome of Deltaproteobacteria bacterium, the window GGCGTCGGCGAGCCCCACGTCCTTGATCAGGTAGTAGAGGTCCTCGGTGGGCAGGGCCCGGATGAGGGAGCGGGCGTTCTCCTTCGAGAGGAGCACGTCCATCCGCTTGCGGCCGCTGGAGTGGGCGATCTGCCGCCCGAGGGCCTCGCTGGCGGGAGCGAGGGGGACGATCTTCGAGGACGCGTCGGCCACGGGTTACCTCTCGGCTGAGTCGGTGCCTTCGAAAGAAGAAAAAGGAACGGGCCGGCCTCGAAGGGCCATCGCTCTAAAAGGTTCACGTCCACCGCTGCCGGATGCACCGGTGAACGTGTGTCTTCAACCCTGAACGCTGGGATCCCGTGGGGCCAGCCCGTATCCGAATGCTCGAAGATGGTTCGGGGAGAGCCCCGAGCGCAGCCTAGGCCGCCTTCACGATGCGACCCGACTTGATGCAGCGGGTGCAGACGCGAAGCGTCTTCGTGGCGCCGTTCACCACGGCCCGGACCTTCTGCAGGTTGGGCAGCCAGCGGCGGCGAGACTTGTTGTTGGCGTGGGAGACGTTGTTCCCCGACTGGGGACCCTTCCCGCAAAGTTCACAGCGACGAGCCATTTGTTACTCCAGACGTGAAGCGAAGCGGCGTAGATACACAATGGCGTGCCGCCTTGCAAGGGGGGGTCGCCGGTCCGGCGGATCCCTGAGCCGAGTCAAGTAATTACAGGCACTTGGGTGGGGTGGTGCCGGATCCACACCGGGGCCGGAGAAGTGATAGGCTGCCCCCCATGCGAGCTGATGGAGCACTCCGTGGGGGTCGGTGGACCCTGTTCCTGGTGGCCCTCCTGGCCCTGATCCTGCCCCTCGCGGCCCCGGCGCAGGAGCGCGGGCCGATCGCCCTGGGCGCCCTGGGCGAGGACGCGAAGGCCCCCGACGCCCTGAAGGGCGCCCGGACCGGCCTGAAGGACGCGGGCTTCGCCCTGCGGCCGCCGCGTCAGGTCACCGCCGCCGCCGGCGCCCCCCTCGCCGCCCTCGCGGCGGCCTGCGCCGGGCGGGCGGCCTGCTACGACGGGATCGCCAAGTCGGTGGAGGGCGAGGTCTGGCTCCTCGACATCGTCCGGGGTGAGTACGTGATGCAGGTCGTCCTCCACCGGGGCCTCCCCGGCGGCGGGGGCGGCTCCAGCCAGCTGACCATCTTCAACGAGGGAGAGGTCGAGGCCGCCGCCTACGGACTGGTGGTGGAGGCCGGGAAGCTCGAGGCGAAGGGGAAGCTCTCGATCACCAGCCAGCCCGAGGGCGCCGACGTGCGGATCTCCGGGCAGCTGATCGGCCAGACCCCGGTGAAGGGCTTCGTCGCCAAGGCCGGCGCCGTGCGGGTGGACGTCGAGTCGAAGGGCTTCGAGGACGTCAGCCGCCTCGTGCTCCTGCAGCCGGGGGCCGAGGTCAGCCTCGAGCACACCCTCGAGGTGAAGCTGGACGAGATCCCGCTGGCGGATCTCGACGAGCCCGCCGTGGACGCGACGGCCCCCACCGGGGGAGAGGCGGCCATCACCACCATCTCGGACCTGAGCCCGACCGAGGCCGCGCGGATGGCCCTGCCTCCCCTGGCCTCCACGACCGTCACCCCCGAGCGCAAGAGCATCCGCCTGCCCACCTGGTTCGCGGCGGGGCTGGGCGTGGTCGCCCTGGGCGGCGGCGCCTACTTCGGGATGAACGCCAACTCCCAGGTGAAGTCGGCCCGCGCCGAGACCGTGCAGCTCCAGGTGCAGTCCTTCAACGAGGCAGCCCAGTCCAGCGCGATGAAGGCGAACGTCTTCTTCGGGGTGGGCGCGGCGGCGATGGGGACGGCCACCTACCTGCTGATCCGCGATCTGAGCCGCTGAACCGCACCTGCGGTCCCCTCCGAACAAGATGGTCCAGCCCAGTGAAGCCGTCACGCTCGTCTACGGCATCATCGCCCTGGTCACGCTCGCGTGGGTGATCCGCGGTCTCGAGCTTCCCGGTCTGCGCTGGATGGTCGCAGGCGTGGCGCTCATCGGCCTGGCCTACGTCTTCACCATCGTCGAGGGCTTCGTCTGGCACGCGCTCTTCGACACGCTGGAGCACAACTGCTACGCCCTCGCGGGGGTCGCCTTCCTAGTGGGCACCCTGCGCCTGGTGCGCTCCTCGGTGCGCGAGGAGAGGCCGCGACGATGACCATCGAGGTCGTCGCCGCGGCGCTGGTCGCCAGCCTCACCTTCTTCATGGCCTTCGGCCTCTCGTTGGTGGCTCGGCACCGGCTCCTCGATCGCCCTGCCCGGATCTTCCTCGCGGTGTCCATGCTCACCTACGGCCTGGTGAGCGTCTCGAACCTGCTCGAGCACGGCGGGATCACCGCGGCGTTCGATCCCTACGAGGACTTCCTCGAGATCCTCTTCCTCCCCTTCTTCCTCTTCTTCGTCTACGTCGCCTCCCGGAACGCGGTGCAGCAGAAGCTGGCGGCCGAGGAGGGGGTCCTCGCCGCGACCCTCGAGGCCGTGGGGGACGCGGTCATCGGCATCGACGCCCTCGGCCGCATTCGCTGGACCAATGGAGCGACGACGGAGCTCCTGGGAGAGCTCGAGCCGGCCCGGGACCTGAGACTCCGGGACCTCCTGGACCACTCGGAAGGGGAGCCGCTCAGCGTCGAGGAGGAGGAGAGCCTCCTGGAGTTCGCAGGTGGCGCGGGGCCGGTCCGCCTTCGCTCTCGCCGTGCGGGACGGCCCCTCGAGGTCCGGATCGCCCCGGTCGGCAGGGCCCTGGTCGATGGCGTGCGCACGGTGGTGGTCATCCGTGACCTGGCCACCCAGCTGGCGCACGAGCAGCAGATGCTCGAGATGTCCCGGGTCGAGGCCCTCGGCGTGATGGCCGGCGGCCTCGCTCACGACTTCAACAACCTCCTGATGTCCATCTCGGGCAACGTCGAGCTCGTGCAGATCAAGGATCCTCCGGCCGGCGTGGGGCGTCGGGCCCTGGAAGACGCGATGATCGCCATCCACCAGGTCGGAGAGCTGACCCAGAAGTTGCTGCTGCTCTCCCGGAAGCAGGTCACCCAGCAGCGCCTGCAGCCCATCACGCCCGTCCTCGAGGAGGCCGCGCTGCTGGTGAGAGCGCGTAGGGACATCGAGTTCCAGCTGGCGCTCCCCAGGGACCTGCCCGAGCTCTCCTTCGACCACGCCCAGATCCTCCAGCTCTTCAACAACCTGGTGCTCAACGCGGCGCAGGCCATGCCCGACGGAGGCGCCCTGCGCGTGTCCGCGCAGGCCGAGCGCGACTCGGTACTGGTGACGGTCAGCGACGAGGGAGAGGGCATCGCCCCCGAGCACCTGTCGACGATCTTCGACCCCTACGTGACGACGAAGGAGGAGGGCACGGGCCTGGGCCTGGCGGTGGTCCGGGCGGTAGTCCGCAACCACCATGGACGCATCGAGGTGGACTCCACGCCGGGCGAGGGCACCAGCTTCAAGGTCTGGCTGCCCAGGGCAATCTGAAGGGGAGGGTGGCAACGCCCCTCGAGCCCTCCCCTGGCCGGGGATCGAGAAAGGTACACGAGAAAGGTACCCGAGAAAGGTACCCGAGAAAGGTACCACCCACTTGGCCCCGAGAAAGGTACCCGAGAAAGGTACCGAGAAAGGTACTACCGAGAAAGGTACCACCCACTTGGCCCCGAGAAAGGTACCCGAGAAAGGTACGGAGAAAGG includes:
- a CDS encoding PEGA domain-containing protein, which encodes MRADGALRGGRWTLFLVALLALILPLAAPAQERGPIALGALGEDAKAPDALKGARTGLKDAGFALRPPRQVTAAAGAPLAALAAACAGRAACYDGIAKSVEGEVWLLDIVRGEYVMQVVLHRGLPGGGGGSSQLTIFNEGEVEAAAYGLVVEAGKLEAKGKLSITSQPEGADVRISGQLIGQTPVKGFVAKAGAVRVDVESKGFEDVSRLVLLQPGAEVSLEHTLEVKLDEIPLADLDEPAVDATAPTGGEAAITTISDLSPTEAARMALPPLASTTVTPERKSIRLPTWFAAGLGVVALGGGAYFGMNANSQVKSARAETVQLQVQSFNEAAQSSAMKANVFFGVGAAAMGTATYLLIRDLSR
- a CDS encoding ATP-binding protein, which encodes MTIEVVAAALVASLTFFMAFGLSLVARHRLLDRPARIFLAVSMLTYGLVSVSNLLEHGGITAAFDPYEDFLEILFLPFFLFFVYVASRNAVQQKLAAEEGVLAATLEAVGDAVIGIDALGRIRWTNGATTELLGELEPARDLRLRDLLDHSEGEPLSVEEEESLLEFAGGAGPVRLRSRRAGRPLEVRIAPVGRALVDGVRTVVVIRDLATQLAHEQQMLEMSRVEALGVMAGGLAHDFNNLLMSISGNVELVQIKDPPAGVGRRALEDAMIAIHQVGELTQKLLLLSRKQVTQQRLQPITPVLEEAALLVRARRDIEFQLALPRDLPELSFDHAQILQLFNNLVLNAAQAMPDGGALRVSAQAERDSVLVTVSDEGEGIAPEHLSTIFDPYVTTKEEGTGLGLAVVRAVVRNHHGRIEVDSTPGEGTSFKVWLPRAI
- the rpmB gene encoding 50S ribosomal protein L28, which codes for MARRCELCGKGPQSGNNVSHANNKSRRRWLPNLQKVRAVVNGATKTLRVCTRCIKSGRIVKAA